A genomic segment from Idiomarina piscisalsi encodes:
- the rssA gene encoding patatin-like phospholipase RssA, giving the protein MSEVKVALALGSGAARGWSHIGVIKALEEMGVRINMVAGTSIGSLVGAGYASGRLAEIEQWVQGMSRWEVFNLLDFGFNQGGIIGGEKVFNHAREEFGQRNIEDLPITYGAVATDLYSGREIWLRKGDLYDASRASCAMPGVLSPKAFDGRWLIDGGLVNPVPVSLCRALGADFVIAVHLNSQLNSRAVEKRGRSIPPQTEAEQLEKEKAEIERHAEDDNGFFDNLWSGSKEYLDSFKERFKSNGHKAPGMFSVMASSIDIMQERITKARMAGDPPDILVQPKLGHIGIMEFYRGQEAIDIGYDTTTRMRDLIMDEIELYRERRG; this is encoded by the coding sequence ATGTCGGAAGTGAAAGTTGCATTAGCTCTAGGCTCTGGAGCGGCTCGTGGTTGGTCACATATTGGGGTTATTAAAGCCCTCGAAGAAATGGGTGTGCGCATTAATATGGTGGCAGGTACCTCCATTGGCTCACTAGTTGGAGCGGGTTATGCGTCTGGCCGCCTGGCTGAAATAGAGCAATGGGTGCAGGGCATGAGTCGCTGGGAAGTTTTCAACCTACTGGACTTTGGCTTTAATCAGGGCGGCATTATTGGCGGTGAAAAAGTATTTAACCATGCTCGGGAGGAGTTCGGTCAACGAAATATTGAAGACCTGCCTATTACTTATGGTGCGGTGGCAACAGACCTCTACAGTGGCCGTGAAATTTGGTTACGTAAAGGGGATTTATACGACGCATCGAGAGCTTCCTGCGCTATGCCGGGCGTTCTCTCTCCCAAAGCGTTTGACGGGCGCTGGTTAATTGATGGTGGACTGGTTAACCCTGTTCCAGTGTCCCTGTGTCGCGCCTTGGGTGCTGACTTTGTTATAGCCGTGCATTTGAACTCTCAGTTGAACTCCCGGGCGGTAGAGAAAAGAGGTCGCAGTATTCCGCCGCAAACAGAGGCTGAACAACTTGAGAAGGAAAAAGCGGAAATAGAAAGACATGCGGAAGACGATAATGGCTTTTTCGATAACCTGTGGTCGGGCAGTAAAGAATACTTAGATAGCTTTAAAGAGCGTTTTAAAAGTAATGGGCATAAAGCTCCAGGTATGTTTAGTGTCATGGCAAGTTCTATTGATATTATGCAGGAGCGTATTACTAAGGCTCGTATGGCGGGCGATCCGCCGGATATTTTAGTGCAGCCCAAACTTGGCCACATCGGTATTATGGAGTTTTATCGTGGGCAGGAAGCGATTGATATTGGTTATGACACGACTACACGGATGCGTGATTTGATCATGGATGAAATTGAGTTATACCGAGAGCGCCGCGGTTAA
- a CDS encoding anti-phage deoxyguanosine triphosphatase: MPWTDRQVNTSSTRPNDTRTPFQRDKARILHSAAFRRLQAKTQVMYVGMHDFPRTRLTHSLEASQIGASLIVHLSHRHPELSASLEFSEPLLESLCLAHDIGHPPFGHGGEIALNYMMRNNGGFEGNGQTFRIVTKLEAYTPEHGMNLTRRTLLGLLKYPVLASQVRCEQLPEDVSNFKHLPTRQWLPPKALYNDDTAQLDWVLAPLSTSDKQAFQSLSAEPQTTKHGRSALKSVDASIMEAADDIAYGVHDLEDAIVVGLIQREHWMKYMFDRLQSLESALSGFNAESLTHALFSDDHYERKGAIGSLVNRLVTSATLIKTDNDFECPLLQYQVALGDAEKQLLNALKEFIFKWVIRKPEMQAQEFKGQQIVMELFDVLSVEPERLLPANTRLRYLHEQEHGNNAPRVISDYLSGMTDAYAAKLYQQLFAINPSI, translated from the coding sequence ATGCCCTGGACTGACCGTCAAGTTAACACATCAAGCACGCGACCCAATGACACCCGTACCCCATTCCAGCGAGATAAAGCCAGAATATTGCATAGCGCAGCATTTAGACGGCTGCAGGCAAAAACTCAGGTTATGTACGTGGGTATGCACGACTTTCCAAGAACTCGCTTAACCCACTCATTAGAGGCTAGCCAAATTGGAGCAAGCCTTATTGTTCATTTAAGTCACCGGCACCCTGAGCTTTCAGCGTCTCTTGAGTTCTCAGAACCATTATTAGAGTCTCTGTGCTTAGCGCATGACATTGGACATCCGCCTTTTGGACATGGCGGTGAAATTGCTTTGAACTACATGATGCGCAATAACGGTGGCTTTGAGGGTAACGGCCAAACTTTCCGTATAGTCACCAAACTTGAAGCCTACACGCCAGAGCATGGCATGAATTTGACCCGTCGTACTTTACTCGGGCTATTGAAATACCCTGTTCTAGCCAGCCAGGTTCGCTGCGAACAATTACCTGAAGATGTCAGTAACTTTAAGCATTTACCGACCCGGCAATGGTTACCCCCTAAAGCCTTATATAACGATGACACAGCCCAATTAGACTGGGTGCTTGCCCCATTATCGACTAGTGACAAACAAGCCTTTCAGTCACTTTCAGCAGAGCCACAAACCACTAAACACGGCCGCAGCGCTTTAAAAAGCGTTGATGCGTCTATTATGGAAGCAGCCGATGATATTGCCTATGGTGTACATGACCTAGAAGACGCCATAGTTGTTGGTCTTATTCAGCGTGAGCACTGGATGAAGTATATGTTTGACAGGTTGCAGTCTTTAGAAAGCGCTCTGTCTGGCTTTAACGCTGAATCACTGACTCATGCACTGTTTTCTGATGATCATTATGAACGCAAAGGCGCCATTGGTAGTTTGGTCAACCGCCTGGTTACTTCCGCAACCTTGATAAAAACAGACAACGACTTTGAATGTCCGTTGTTACAGTATCAAGTTGCACTTGGAGATGCCGAGAAGCAGCTGCTTAATGCATTAAAAGAATTCATTTTCAAGTGGGTTATTCGCAAACCTGAAATGCAGGCGCAGGAGTTTAAAGGGCAGCAAATAGTCATGGAGCTATTTGATGTGCTTTCTGTCGAGCCAGAAAGACTGCTTCCAGCAAATACTCGCTTACGCTACCTGCACGAGCAAGAGCATGGAAACAATGCCCCTCGGGTTATTTCAGATTACTTATCCGGCATGACCGACGCTTATGCGGCAAAACTGTATCAACAACTCTTTGCAATAAATCCCTCAATTTAA
- the recA gene encoding recombinase RecA yields the protein MSNDRQKALDAALGQIERQFGKGSIMRLGDNQTLDIASVSTGSLGLDIALGIGGLPFGRVIEIYGPESSGKTTMTLEVIAEAQKMGKTCAFVDAEHALDPIYAEALGVNVDDLLVSQPDTGEQALEICDMLVRSGAVDVVIVDSVAALTPKAEIEGEMGDSHVGLQARLMSQALRKLTSNIKKSNTMCIFINQIRMKIGVMFGNPETTTGGNALKFYSSVRLDIRRTGALKEGDEVVGNETRVKVVKNKVAPPFKEANFQILYGKGISKEGELIDLGVKHKMVDKAGAWYSYKGDKIGQGKANSMKFLQENPKIADELESRIRELLLSKPEKKTKEDREAERAAAKEAENSPEPSDDNVL from the coding sequence ATGAGCAATGATCGTCAAAAAGCGTTGGATGCAGCGCTCGGGCAAATTGAACGTCAATTTGGTAAAGGATCTATCATGCGGTTGGGTGACAACCAGACGTTGGATATTGCCTCTGTTTCAACAGGTTCTTTAGGGCTAGATATTGCTCTTGGCATTGGTGGTTTACCTTTTGGACGAGTGATAGAAATTTACGGACCGGAGTCTAGTGGTAAAACGACAATGACTTTAGAGGTTATTGCTGAAGCCCAAAAAATGGGGAAAACCTGCGCTTTTGTTGATGCCGAGCACGCACTCGATCCTATCTACGCTGAAGCTCTAGGCGTTAACGTAGATGACTTGCTTGTGTCTCAGCCTGATACGGGAGAGCAAGCACTGGAAATTTGCGATATGTTGGTTCGTTCCGGTGCTGTTGACGTTGTGATTGTTGACTCGGTAGCTGCCTTAACACCTAAGGCCGAGATAGAAGGCGAAATGGGTGATAGTCATGTTGGCTTGCAGGCTCGTTTAATGTCACAAGCGCTTCGTAAATTAACGTCAAATATTAAAAAGTCGAACACCATGTGTATTTTCATCAACCAGATTCGTATGAAAATTGGTGTGATGTTCGGTAACCCGGAAACCACAACCGGTGGTAACGCACTGAAATTTTATTCCTCTGTTCGTTTGGATATTCGCCGTACGGGTGCTTTGAAAGAAGGTGATGAAGTTGTCGGTAACGAAACTCGTGTGAAAGTGGTTAAGAACAAGGTTGCACCTCCGTTTAAAGAAGCAAACTTCCAAATTTTGTATGGTAAGGGCATCTCTAAAGAGGGTGAGTTGATTGACTTGGGTGTTAAACACAAGATGGTTGATAAAGCGGGGGCTTGGTACAGCTATAAAGGCGATAAAATTGGCCAGGGCAAAGCAAACTCAATGAAGTTCTTGCAAGAAAACCCTAAAATAGCGGATGAATTGGAAAGCAGAATACGTGAACTCTTGCTGTCTAAGCCTGAAAAGAAAACAAAAGAAGATCGTGAAGCAGAGAGAGCGGCTGCAAAAGAAGCAGAAAACTCTCCAGAGCCAAGCGATGACAATGTTTTGTAA
- a CDS encoding CinA family protein, which yields MVTTTVITPQTLELAEQLGQCLLEKQQTIATAESCTGGGIGYAITEVAGSSAWFNGGLITYTNDLKRQLLNVSQRTLEKDGAVSAECVKQMALGAQAQCNTSWAIAVSGVAGPGGGTVEKPVGLVWMALVGPGCEEVWSQTFAGNRQKVRSQTIDEVLTKAINQF from the coding sequence ATGGTAACAACCACAGTTATTACGCCGCAAACCTTAGAACTCGCGGAACAGCTCGGTCAATGCTTGTTGGAAAAACAGCAAACAATTGCCACTGCAGAGTCCTGTACCGGAGGGGGAATAGGATACGCTATTACGGAAGTGGCGGGAAGTTCTGCTTGGTTTAATGGCGGATTAATCACCTATACTAACGACCTGAAGCGACAGCTACTGAATGTGAGTCAGAGAACGCTTGAAAAAGATGGGGCTGTGTCAGCGGAGTGTGTGAAACAAATGGCACTTGGCGCCCAGGCTCAATGCAATACGTCCTGGGCTATTGCGGTCAGTGGTGTGGCAGGGCCCGGCGGTGGTACTGTCGAGAAGCCGGTGGGACTGGTTTGGATGGCTTTAGTTGGACCCGGTTGCGAGGAGGTTTGGTCGCAAACGTTCGCGGGGAATAGACAAAAGGTGAGAAGCCAAACCATCGATGAAGTCCTAACGAAGGCAATAAATCAGTTTTGA
- the mutS gene encoding DNA mismatch repair protein MutS translates to MPDFSEKHIQSHTPMMQQYLRIKAQHTDMLLFYRMGDFYELFFDDAKRSAELLDISLTARGQSNGEPIPMAGVPYHAVENYLARLVNLGESVAICEQIGDPATSKGPVERKVVRIVTPGTVTDESLLTERQQKLLVAISALKDDLYAISSLELSSGRFWLTQANSHEQLAAEMQRLEPAELLYPDTMSLAGLPLAKANCKRRPTWEFEQTTAFELLTRQFATQHLEGFGLKADEPTLGAAGAILHYVKETQRSALPHIQSIVTEHPSDALILDAATRRNLELQQSLGDANTHLSAVLDKTASAMGSRQFQRWLQRPIRNQYALNKRYDAVAALLENNAYEPLQTSLKSLSDIERIVARVGLRTARPKDFARLRDSLKQLPDIKSQLKHRSLNQLNEAILLFPEVVDRLERAVIDNPPLLIRDGGVIAEGYDSELDDLRDLATGATDYLHQLEQRERQQTGITTLKVGYNKVHGYFIEVSRQNAELVPDHYQRRQTLKNTERYIVPELKEHEDKVLNAQARSLAREKWLYDQLFEQLMPYVADLQRTASALAQLDTLSCFAQLANNWDYCRPELTDDSSLVELEQARHPVIEQLSETPFIANDVALNNTQRMLMITGPNMGGKSTYMRQAALIVILAHMGCYVPAKTARIGCIDRIFTRIGASDDLASGRSTFMVEMTETANILHNATPNSLVLMDEIGRGTSTYDGLSLAWSCADYLAQKLQCLTLFATHYFELTELADELPATSNVHVNAKEHGDTIAFLHTVSEGAANQSFGLQVAKLAGVPEHVIQQAKLKLKELETAHHGSHKSMPAKPNEKQPSLPLEPERPNPIIEHLQTTDLNDLSPRQALELLFSWKSKL, encoded by the coding sequence ATGCCTGATTTTTCTGAAAAACATATCCAATCACATACCCCAATGATGCAGCAATACTTACGTATAAAAGCGCAACATACGGACATGCTTTTATTCTATCGTATGGGGGATTTTTATGAGCTATTTTTCGACGACGCAAAACGTTCAGCAGAACTTCTCGATATTTCGCTGACCGCTCGCGGACAAAGCAACGGCGAGCCCATTCCAATGGCCGGCGTTCCCTACCACGCGGTTGAAAACTATTTAGCGCGACTCGTCAATTTAGGTGAGTCTGTCGCTATTTGTGAGCAAATTGGCGACCCTGCCACGAGCAAAGGGCCTGTCGAACGCAAGGTCGTTCGCATTGTTACGCCGGGTACAGTAACCGATGAGTCGCTACTGACCGAACGACAACAAAAACTGTTAGTCGCTATATCGGCCTTGAAAGACGACCTGTATGCAATTTCTAGTCTAGAGCTTAGCAGCGGACGTTTTTGGTTAACGCAAGCTAACTCCCACGAACAACTTGCCGCAGAAATGCAACGTCTGGAACCGGCCGAGTTGCTGTATCCCGATACCATGTCACTGGCCGGATTACCGCTTGCTAAGGCGAACTGCAAACGCCGTCCAACCTGGGAGTTTGAACAAACAACCGCATTCGAATTATTAACTCGACAGTTCGCTACGCAGCACTTGGAAGGTTTTGGGCTTAAAGCTGACGAACCAACACTAGGCGCGGCAGGGGCTATTCTTCACTATGTAAAAGAAACTCAGCGCTCGGCGTTACCGCATATCCAGTCGATTGTTACAGAGCACCCTAGTGATGCCCTTATTCTAGATGCAGCTACTCGCCGTAACCTTGAATTACAACAAAGCCTGGGCGACGCTAACACACATTTATCGGCAGTATTGGATAAAACAGCCTCGGCCATGGGCAGCCGCCAGTTTCAACGTTGGCTACAGCGCCCAATTCGAAATCAGTACGCCTTAAATAAACGCTACGATGCGGTTGCAGCCCTATTGGAAAATAACGCTTACGAGCCTTTGCAAACCAGCCTGAAGTCGCTATCAGACATTGAGCGTATCGTTGCACGGGTTGGCTTAAGAACCGCCCGCCCTAAAGACTTTGCCCGTTTAAGAGACAGTCTGAAGCAGCTGCCTGATATTAAAAGCCAATTAAAGCACCGAAGCCTCAACCAATTGAACGAGGCTATTTTGCTTTTCCCTGAAGTGGTTGATCGCTTAGAGCGTGCTGTTATCGATAATCCGCCTTTATTGATTAGAGATGGCGGCGTTATTGCCGAAGGCTACGACAGTGAGCTGGATGACCTGCGGGATCTAGCCACCGGGGCCACCGACTACCTTCATCAGCTGGAGCAGCGGGAGCGCCAACAAACCGGTATTACGACCTTAAAGGTCGGTTATAACAAGGTGCATGGCTATTTTATTGAAGTGAGCCGGCAAAACGCGGAATTAGTGCCTGATCATTACCAACGACGCCAAACATTAAAAAATACAGAGCGTTACATTGTGCCTGAGCTTAAAGAGCATGAGGACAAGGTTCTTAACGCACAAGCGCGATCACTGGCAAGAGAAAAATGGTTATACGATCAACTCTTCGAACAGCTAATGCCTTACGTTGCTGACTTGCAAAGAACAGCATCAGCGTTAGCGCAACTGGATACCCTCAGCTGCTTCGCCCAGCTGGCTAACAATTGGGACTACTGCCGGCCTGAACTTACCGACGACTCCAGTCTGGTCGAGCTTGAACAGGCACGACACCCCGTTATTGAGCAACTTAGCGAAACCCCATTCATAGCAAATGATGTTGCCTTAAATAACACACAGCGCATGCTCATGATCACCGGCCCCAATATGGGCGGTAAATCAACCTATATGCGTCAAGCCGCACTTATTGTGATTCTGGCGCATATGGGTTGCTATGTTCCGGCTAAGACAGCTCGCATTGGCTGTATTGATCGAATTTTCACGCGTATCGGAGCATCTGATGACCTGGCTTCTGGCCGCTCGACTTTTATGGTTGAAATGACGGAAACCGCAAATATTTTGCATAATGCTACGCCAAATAGCCTTGTACTTATGGACGAAATTGGTCGCGGCACATCAACCTACGACGGTTTGTCGCTGGCATGGTCCTGTGCTGATTATCTGGCGCAGAAACTGCAATGCTTAACGCTGTTCGCAACACACTATTTTGAACTGACGGAACTGGCAGACGAATTGCCTGCGACCAGCAACGTTCACGTGAATGCTAAAGAGCACGGCGATACCATTGCCTTTTTGCATACGGTCAGTGAGGGCGCGGCAAACCAAAGCTTTGGCTTGCAAGTGGCAAAACTGGCCGGTGTCCCAGAGCATGTTATTCAACAAGCAAAACTTAAGTTAAAAGAGTTGGAAACAGCGCATCATGGTAGCCACAAATCAATGCCAGCAAAGCCCAATGAAAAGCAGCCGAGTTTGCCGCTTGAACCTGAAAGGCCAAACCCAATTATCGAACACCTTCAAACCACCGACTTAAACGATTTAAGTCCAAGGCAAGCGCTTGAGTTACTCTTTAGTTGGAAAAGTAAACTATAA
- the rpoS gene encoding RNA polymerase sigma factor RpoS — MSQIKEEAVDTIEISEEEALLENADEAQQSATSSDEELEEALSSSSSQYQKKMDATQLYLGEIGFSPLLTAEEEVFYSRRALKGDKAARRRMIESNLRLVVKIARRYSNRGLALLDLVEEGNLGLIRAVEKFDPERGFRFSTYATWWIRQTIERAIMNQTRTIRLPIHVVKELNIYLRAARELAHKLDHEPTAEDIAKSLDKPVGDITKMLRLNERIASVDTPVGGENDKALLDILADEDDHGPEGVLQDENLKTNITDWLESLNDKQKEVLARRFGLLGYEASTLEDVGREIGLTRERVRQIQVEALRKLRDSLKQQGLTLDSLFAGQ; from the coding sequence ATGAGCCAGATAAAGGAAGAAGCTGTCGACACTATCGAAATCAGCGAGGAAGAAGCGCTGCTTGAAAATGCAGATGAAGCGCAACAGTCTGCAACGAGCTCTGATGAGGAGTTAGAAGAGGCGCTATCATCGTCCTCAAGTCAATATCAAAAGAAAATGGATGCCACTCAGCTTTACTTAGGTGAGATAGGCTTTTCTCCATTACTGACCGCTGAAGAAGAGGTCTTTTATTCACGACGTGCGTTAAAAGGCGATAAAGCCGCTCGTCGGCGCATGATTGAAAGTAATCTTCGGTTGGTGGTTAAAATTGCCCGCCGCTATTCAAACCGGGGCTTAGCGTTACTGGATTTAGTGGAAGAGGGGAATTTAGGTCTTATTCGTGCGGTTGAAAAGTTTGATCCGGAACGAGGATTCCGTTTTTCAACCTACGCCACTTGGTGGATACGCCAAACCATTGAGCGGGCAATTATGAACCAAACCCGCACCATTCGTTTACCCATTCATGTGGTTAAAGAGCTGAATATCTACCTGCGCGCGGCACGTGAACTGGCGCACAAGCTTGACCATGAGCCAACAGCTGAAGATATTGCTAAGAGTCTGGATAAGCCGGTTGGTGATATTACTAAAATGCTGCGTTTGAATGAGCGCATAGCATCGGTCGATACGCCAGTGGGAGGCGAAAACGATAAAGCCTTGCTGGATATTCTGGCGGACGAAGATGATCACGGTCCTGAAGGTGTGCTTCAGGATGAAAACCTGAAAACGAATATTACTGACTGGCTGGAGTCACTCAACGATAAGCAAAAAGAAGTGCTTGCGCGTCGCTTCGGCTTGCTGGGATATGAAGCATCAACGCTTGAAGACGTCGGTCGTGAAATCGGCTTAACTCGAGAGCGTGTTCGTCAAATCCAGGTGGAAGCGTTAAGAAAGCTAAGAGATTCACTCAAGCAGCAGGGACTAACGTTGGACTCTCTTTTTGCCGGACAATAG
- a CDS encoding peptidoglycan DD-metalloendopeptidase family protein has translation MLQSLIVLSLLPIVLQGCSSRSQPAPVDTLYTGKTYRDFQPDSLDAKKYEVQKGETLYSIAFRANMDVDDIARLNNLARPYTIYPGQTLDLVGSAKSTGTSEPTQRPQSNKQTANRAQNNIKTPVAKTQKKEYGQKVDTKKTVKKQTDTRKQRRRKPVRVRSEAAMPSNAELAWQWPSTGKIIERFSLKDRGNKGLDFAGNRGDPVKAAAAGKVVYVGNALRGFGNLIILKHNDDYITAYAHNEDILVKEQEWVDIGETIARMGDSGAKGIKLHFEVRFRGKSVNPEHYLPSSR, from the coding sequence ATGTTACAGAGTCTTATAGTGCTTTCCTTGCTGCCAATTGTGCTGCAAGGTTGCAGCAGTCGCTCTCAACCGGCTCCCGTTGATACCTTGTATACTGGCAAAACATACCGGGATTTTCAGCCTGACTCGTTAGATGCCAAAAAGTACGAAGTACAAAAAGGAGAAACCCTTTATTCAATTGCGTTTCGCGCCAACATGGACGTTGATGACATAGCGAGGCTGAATAACTTAGCAAGGCCTTATACCATATACCCGGGGCAGACACTGGACTTAGTGGGCAGTGCCAAAAGTACTGGTACCAGTGAACCAACTCAAAGACCTCAAAGTAATAAACAAACAGCAAATCGCGCACAAAATAATATAAAAACGCCCGTTGCCAAGACTCAGAAGAAAGAGTATGGTCAAAAAGTAGACACGAAAAAAACAGTGAAAAAACAAACCGATACTCGCAAACAAAGGCGTCGAAAGCCGGTGCGGGTAAGGTCTGAAGCGGCAATGCCAAGTAATGCTGAGTTAGCCTGGCAATGGCCGTCGACAGGAAAAATTATAGAACGTTTTTCACTGAAAGACAGAGGAAATAAAGGGCTCGATTTTGCTGGTAACAGGGGTGACCCAGTAAAAGCCGCCGCAGCGGGTAAAGTGGTTTATGTCGGAAATGCGCTTAGAGGTTTTGGTAATTTAATCATTTTGAAACATAACGATGATTATATTACTGCCTATGCCCACAATGAGGACATTCTCGTCAAAGAACAAGAATGGGTGGACATAGGTGAAACGATAGCCCGCATGGGGGACTCAGGTGCAAAAGGTATTAAATTGCATTTTGAGGTTCGTTTCAGAGGTAAGTCGGTGAATCCTGAGCATTATTTACCGAGCTCTCGCTAG
- a CDS encoding YqaA family protein → MKLFSALYDRVLSWSEHPRAKAILALLSFSESVIFPVPPDVMLAPMAMTQPDKAWRLAFLTTVSSAAGGVLGYFLGFWAFETVVLPAVETLGYESKLEVVKSWFATWGFWIVFIAGFSPIPYKLFTVTAGVMQIAFFPFLLASVISRGLRFYLVAWLLKTGGPKMAVKLREYVDRIGWSLVILLIVAYIVVQLV, encoded by the coding sequence TTGAAGCTGTTTTCTGCGCTGTATGACAGAGTATTAAGTTGGTCTGAACACCCTCGGGCAAAAGCTATTTTAGCTTTACTCAGCTTTTCGGAATCCGTTATTTTTCCCGTTCCACCAGACGTCATGCTGGCGCCAATGGCGATGACGCAACCGGACAAAGCCTGGCGCTTAGCGTTCTTAACAACAGTAAGTTCTGCTGCTGGTGGGGTGCTTGGTTATTTTCTTGGGTTCTGGGCGTTTGAAACCGTGGTTTTGCCCGCCGTTGAAACTCTGGGTTATGAAAGTAAACTCGAGGTTGTTAAAAGTTGGTTTGCAACCTGGGGTTTTTGGATAGTCTTTATCGCGGGTTTCTCGCCGATTCCTTATAAGTTGTTTACGGTGACCGCGGGCGTTATGCAGATTGCGTTTTTCCCGTTTTTATTAGCGTCGGTTATTAGTCGCGGTTTGCGCTTTTATCTCGTGGCGTGGCTGCTTAAAACGGGTGGCCCTAAAATGGCTGTAAAACTTCGTGAATATGTTGATCGAATAGGCTGGTCACTGGTAATACTATTGATAGTAGCCTACATAGTGGTGCAATTGGTTTAG
- a CDS encoding protein-L-isoaspartate(D-aspartate) O-methyltransferase, with the protein MMKTISGQARAKKLIQQLSDLGITNQQVLQVIAETPRHVFMPESLAHKAYENTALPIGNGQTISQPLMVATMTQLLMQHNCHNVLEIGTGSGYQTAILAQLVDKVFSVERIAQLQYQAKRRLRQLDLHNVSMRHGDGWKGWSSKAPFDGIIVTAAASEIPSDLVAQLADGGVMIIPVGGTNEAQSLTVIRRFGDSVEQQQIGDVRFVPLVKGELS; encoded by the coding sequence ATGATGAAGACAATCAGTGGACAGGCGCGAGCCAAAAAGCTTATCCAGCAATTGAGCGATCTGGGTATTACCAACCAGCAAGTGTTGCAGGTTATTGCTGAAACGCCGCGCCATGTATTTATGCCGGAGTCGTTAGCCCATAAGGCTTACGAGAATACTGCATTGCCTATCGGTAACGGACAGACTATTTCGCAGCCGTTAATGGTCGCGACAATGACTCAGTTACTCATGCAGCATAATTGCCACAATGTATTGGAAATTGGTACTGGCTCTGGCTATCAAACCGCGATACTGGCTCAGTTGGTCGATAAAGTTTTTAGCGTAGAGCGCATTGCTCAGTTGCAATATCAGGCCAAGCGCCGACTACGTCAATTAGACTTGCATAATGTGTCAATGCGACATGGTGATGGTTGGAAAGGGTGGAGCAGTAAAGCGCCTTTTGACGGTATTATTGTCACGGCAGCCGCCAGCGAAATACCCTCTGACTTAGTGGCTCAGCTAGCCGACGGAGGCGTTATGATTATCCCTGTTGGCGGTACAAATGAAGCCCAAAGTCTGACGGTTATTCGTCGTTTTGGGGACAGCGTTGAACAGCAGCAAATTGGTGATGTTCGGTTTGTGCCTTTAGTGAAAGGAGAGCTCAGTTGA
- the surE gene encoding 5'/3'-nucleotidase SurE — MMKILLSNDDGVHAPGIRALYLALKEVAEVRVIAPDRNCSGASNSLTLHNPLRIRKLDNGFYSVNGTPTDCVHLGTNSPIAEDVDLVVSGINDSPNMGDDVLYSGTVAAAMEGRFMGLPSIAVSMGGRGHDYYETAAKIVADIVSDMEKAPLRLDTVLNINVPYTTYDKLKGTKVTKLGRRHRADTMVHDRDPFGNEIFWYGPIGHHTSDEPQTDFAAIHDGYVSITPLSLDMTAQRHTDTLTEWLDQKK; from the coding sequence ATGATGAAAATTTTGCTGAGTAATGATGATGGTGTGCATGCTCCGGGAATACGGGCGCTTTACCTGGCATTAAAAGAAGTAGCTGAAGTGCGGGTCATTGCGCCGGATAGAAACTGCTCTGGCGCAAGTAACTCGTTAACGCTGCACAATCCACTTCGTATTCGCAAGCTGGATAATGGCTTTTACTCGGTGAATGGCACACCAACAGACTGTGTTCACTTAGGCACGAACTCACCCATAGCGGAAGACGTCGATTTAGTGGTTTCGGGTATTAATGACAGCCCAAACATGGGTGACGACGTTTTGTATTCCGGCACGGTGGCTGCGGCGATGGAAGGGCGCTTTATGGGACTGCCGTCAATTGCTGTTTCTATGGGCGGTCGAGGTCACGATTATTATGAGACGGCAGCAAAAATTGTTGCAGATATTGTGTCTGACATGGAAAAAGCACCGTTGCGTTTAGATACCGTGCTTAACATTAATGTGCCATATACCACTTATGATAAATTGAAAGGTACGAAGGTAACGAAACTAGGACGTCGTCACCGTGCGGATACCATGGTGCACGATCGCGACCCTTTTGGTAACGAAATTTTTTGGTATGGTCCAATCGGACATCACACGAGTGATGAGCCTCAGACTGATTTTGCGGCAATTCATGACGGGTATGTGTCCATTACGCCGTTAAGTCTCGATATGACGGCTCAGCGCCATACCGATACGTTAACGGAGTGGTTAGATCAGAAAAAATGA